GACGTCGAGGCCGTCTGCCGCGAGGCCGCGACGATCGCCGTCCGCGAACACGTCCGCGCCGCGGCGACCGGCGAGGAGCGCGATGTCGACGAGATCGAACTGACGGCCGATCACTTCGAGCGAGCGCTCGCAGAGATTTCGCCCGAATCGGCCGCCGAGTTCGAATCCGGCCCACGGGCCGGCGACTTCGACGAGGTCTTCGAGGGTTCCGAGACCGAAACCGAGGCGGAGTAACCGATCGGTCCCGCCGACACGTTGCCGCTTCGCGGTCACCGTCGCCGGTTCCGTCGGCGTCGGGCCTATCAGTCCGTATCGAACAACGAGTGAACGGAATTCGTTCCGCTCGAGGTGAGTAGAGATGGGCGACGCCAGATCTGACGCCAATTTCGACCTCAAAGCACCGGCGCAATAAGAGATCGGTCGCCGCGAACGCAGCGATGGGCTCGAGAGCGCCGTCGTTCGCTTCCTCGTTCACGCCCGACCCGTGTGCTGTCCGGCGATCCGAGAGGCGAAAGGTCCTTAAGTCCCAGCCCCCAATAATGGGATGGACTAGGTCGGGCAGTTTGGCCCTGCTCATTACCCGCGCTATGGTCATTAGCGGGGACCGAACACCGCAGGCGTCCGGTCAGACCGACCGGGGCCTCGGGAGCCAACAGAGAAGCCTCGTCCGTCGGGGACAGCGGTCCGCGATGGCCGTCCGCAGGGACGACCCATCGCGGTTAGTCGGCGACAGCCCATCAGGCGCGGAAGCGAGCAGTGGACCGCCGGACACCTGTCGCTCGACGGGTTGCGGGGTGGAGAAGGCAACCGAGATTCCCCCGATCGGAACGTCGGGCAACTGCGGCCGTCCGCATTCATACACAAGGAAACTTTGTTCTGCGCGAGCGGCAGCGCTACGCGCCTTGCTCGCTCGACAAAATCCGCAAAAGAGCACTCCGCGCTCTTTTGGACTGGGCGATTCCGTCGGAATCGCTTGCAGTCGGCGCTTCGCGCCGACTGCTCGAGGGACCGAGGTCCCTCGCCGCTCAAGAAACGTGCTCTTCCGTAGAGTCACGCGGTTCTCACCGTTGTTCGAGCCGCGCTCTCGGCCATCGAACTCCTCGATCCTCGAGTCGTGTTCGATTCGGATCCTGTAACGCGGTTCTCCGTTTGTCAGGGGTTATATACGTTCTACCGATGCCAAAATGTATGTTGGTAGGTCTGTTGCAACTCCCTCTCGGCCCGATCGAACTGACCATTTATTTCGCGGCAGTGGCGATCGTACTCAGTATCGTCGGCAGGCGGATTTACCGGGATGCGAAAGCGCGAGGGAGTAACTGGGCGTGGCAGTGGGCCGTCGGCATCGTCTTCTTATTGCTCGCTGGGCTCGGTCCCGGGGTAATTGGAGTTCTCCTCTATGTCACAGTTCGAGGAGACTACACGAAATCGAGTCGAAATAACGAGCGGTGAGAAGACTGGCATGTAGCATGGCTACGACACGCCGTCTGGTCCTACCTCCTCCTTGCGGATTATTCGGCGGGCTGTACAACGCTTTGCCCGCTCTCGAGGTTGAAACCGCCCTCGAGGGTGCGGACGGGGTAGGGGATGTCGATCCCGTCCTCGTCGAAGCGCTGTTTGACTGCGGTGACGTACTCCCCGCGGGTTCGAACGAAGTCGGAACGGGAGGGGTTCGAGATCCAGAACCGGGACTGGAGGCCAACGTCGGAGTCGCCAAGTTCCGTCAGTCGGACCGAGGGCGCGGGGTCGTCCATGATGTCAGGGTGGCGCTCGGCTTCCTCGACGATGATCTCGGTCGCCCGTTCGATGTCGTCGTCGTAGCCGATCCCAAAGATGAACTTTAGCCGGAGTTTGTCGGCGTCAACGGGGTTCTTGAGTACGCCGTCGGTGAGTGCCGAGTTTGGCACGGTAAGCAGTTCGTTGTCGAACGTTCGCACGCGAGTTACTCGGAGACTGATGTCCTCGACGGTGCCTGAGTACGTGCCGTCGTCCCACTCGATCCAATCGCCGATGCGGAACGGCTTGTCGGTGTAGATGAAGACACCCGCGACGAAGTTCGAGATCACGTCCTGCATTGCGAGCCCGATCGCGAGCGCCCCGGCCGCCGCGATGCCGGCCATCGAGACGAGGAAGTTTCCGTAGTCGGCGAACCCGAAGGCGACCGCAACGGCACCGAACCCGATGCCGAACCGCGTCAGCATCAACAGCGGGTTCTGGGCGTGTTCGTCGATCCCGCGCGTATCGAACGTTCGCTTGACAAGCGGTAAGACGACCGCTCGGCCGACGACCCAGATCGCGACGAGCGCGATGGCGAACTTAACTGCGCTCTCCGCGGCAGCGGCCTGCGCGACGGTGAGTCCGAACTCATCGAGGCTACGACCGATCGGACCGAGGGCTTGCAACGGGACTATCCCGCCGCCGTTCATCGATGGACGACTGCCGTATGGCCGCGCGTATCGATTAGCTCGGCATTGACGCGCTCAGCGAGGTCCGCCGCTTTCTCCTCGGTCGAACTCCCTGCACGGGCAGCACGGAGGAATTTCACTTTCACGAGGTTCCGGCTCGAGAGTTGGTCGTCGAGTTCGTCGACGACCGAGTCGATACCGCTCTTCCCAACCCAGACGGTGACGTCGAGATCGTGTGCTTGTTGCTTGAGTTCCTGTTTATCCATGGACCCGAATAACGAACCAAGGCGCTTCAATCTTCCCGATTCGGAAGCTGATTGAAGACCCGGTCGAGAACACCGAACCCGGGGCGAAACGGCAATCACTCCTCATAGGGATACCGCGCGTGTGCACCGCAGTCACAGGTAATAACGACGTGGCCGTCCCGTACTCTCACACGGGCATTCTTTCCTGGGCGGAGGTATGTGTCACACCGGTCACAGGTAAACCGACGAAACTCCCGCGGCAGCGTCAGCCGGTTTCGCTCTGCGACCCGCCGGGCGAGCCGGACGTAGTATCGGGCCCGATCGTCCGAACCGTCCGCTGCCGCCGCTCGAGCAAGGCCGTGAAGTCGCTCGATCCGTTCGACAGCGACGTCCATGCCCACCTTTTCGTCGGTCGACCTATTGATGTTGCGCTCCGACGGTGTGATGGAGTCGACCGCGTTCGCTGGAGGCTGTCTGTTAGTCAATCCCACGTCAGAATACAGTTAAGAGGACTATGCTGCTGATTGAAAAGATTCTTTACCCTGCCACGTATTCGTTTGTAATACGCAATATGTTATATATCAAATGAGAAGAGGTGTTACATAACGGTATGAGTCGAAAGCCCTCCCCTAACGACGGCGTGAGCAGACGGTCGTTTCTGGCTGCCGGTGTAACCGGGGCGGCCCTCACGATGAGTGGCTGTATTGATCGTGTTCAGAGCGTCGTCGATCAGGACGGAGACGATCAATTCTCGCTGTCCATCACGACGGTTCCAGCAGACTCGGACCGACAAAACATCCGGATCGCCCGCCGGCTCGAGGCGAACCTCGAGAAGGTGGGTATCGATGTCTCGCTGGATATGCGGTCTCGGTCCGAGTTACTAGAGACCGTCTTGATCGACCACGACTTCGATTGCTACGTCGGACTCCATCCCGCCGACTACGACCCCGACTTCCTCTACGAGGCCCTCCACTCCACGTATGCGAGCGAAGCCGGTCGGCAGAACCCCTTCGGGTTCACCAATATGGCGTTCGATACGCATCTTGAGAACCAGCGGCAAACCGACGGTGACGAACGCAAACGACACGTCCAGTCCGTCCTAACGGGACTGGCACAGGCAAAACCGTTCGACCCGATCTGTATTCCCGAGGAACATCGCGTCGCCCGAGCGAATCGGTTCGACGGCTGGAGCGAGGGCCACCTCGCAACCCGCCACGGCTATCTGGGCCTCGAGCCCGAGGACGATGTCGACCGACTGCACGCGCTCGTGACCGACAGTCGGATGACCCGGAACCTCAATCCGCTTTCGGCGACGTTCCGGAACCGCGGGACGACCATCGATCTGCTCTACGACTCTCTGGGGACCGAACACGAGGGTGAAGTCAAACCATGGCTCGCCAAGTCGTGGGATTTCCCGGAGGAAACGATGGGTTCGGGCTCCGAGACAGCAGATGGAGAGACGATGCGGACGGCGACGGTCACACTTCGAGAGGAGTGTCAGTTCCACGACGGTGAACCCGTGACCGCCGAGGACGTCGCCTTCACCTATAAGTTCCTCAGCGATACGTCGTGGGGTCGGGCACCGGTCGCGTCACCGGCACCGCGGTACCGAGGGTATGCCGACGTGATCAAGGCAGTGACGGTCGACAGCGACCGCGAGCTCACGGTCACCGTGACGGGCGGCCAAGAGACTGTCAAGCGGGCGTTTACCGTACCGATTTTGCCCAGACACATCTGGCTCAAACTGATCGATAAGTACGCCACGGGCGATGATTTCACTGCACCGCAGGGACGGTGGACAGTCGTCTCCGGAAGCAATATCCCACCCGTCGGCAGCGGCCCGTTCCAATTCGACAGTCGATCCGAAGACGAGTCCCTCGTCCTCCAGCGCTTCGAGGACCACTTTACGCTTCGGGACGACGTCGAACTCCCCGAACCGACGGTCGAGGAAGTGCAGTTCACCGTCGATCCCGCGAGCAACTCGTCGATCACTCGAGTCGAAGACGGTGGGGCGGATGTCACGGCGACGATGCTCAGTGCACACTCGGTGCCAGCAATTCCCGACTCGTCGGAACTCGAGCAGCTCCGGTCCCCGTCGCGAACGTTCTATCATCTCGGATTCAACGTCCGAAACGCACCCTTCAGCAACCCCCACGTCCGCAGGGCGATCACGCAGTTACTGGACAAGGAGGCGATCGCGACGGACGTGTTCTACGGGAACGCAACGCCCGTCGCATCGCCGGTGACCGATGAGTGGGTTCCCGAGAGCCTCGGGTGGGATGGCGACGATCCAGTGACGCCGTTTGCCGGCACTGATGGCGACCTCAATGTCGACGCCGCAAAGGTGGCGTTCGAGCGAGCCGGGTTTCGATACGATGATAACGGGCGACTACTTGGAGGCTATTAGGAGCGATGCTCGCCGATGTGCTGATTCAACTCGTCGTCGTGATCGGGTTCCTTATCCCGATCTCGGTAGCACTCTTCATCGGCCGTGAGCGCCTCGTACAGACGCGGTCGGAGTGGCGAACCCGACTCAAAACGTCAGCACCGGCTATCGCCGTCTTGCTCGTCGTCTTGTTGATCAATCGCTTCGCCAGACA
This genomic stretch from Natrinema sp. SYSU A 869 harbors:
- a CDS encoding ribonuclease P protein component 4; this encodes MDVAVERIERLHGLARAAAADGSDDRARYYVRLARRVAERNRLTLPREFRRFTCDRCDTYLRPGKNARVRVRDGHVVITCDCGAHARYPYEE
- a CDS encoding YhbY family RNA-binding protein, which codes for MDKQELKQQAHDLDVTVWVGKSGIDSVVDELDDQLSSRNLVKVKFLRAARAGSSTEEKAADLAERVNAELIDTRGHTAVVHR
- a CDS encoding ABC transporter substrate-binding protein; this encodes MSRKPSPNDGVSRRSFLAAGVTGAALTMSGCIDRVQSVVDQDGDDQFSLSITTVPADSDRQNIRIARRLEANLEKVGIDVSLDMRSRSELLETVLIDHDFDCYVGLHPADYDPDFLYEALHSTYASEAGRQNPFGFTNMAFDTHLENQRQTDGDERKRHVQSVLTGLAQAKPFDPICIPEEHRVARANRFDGWSEGHLATRHGYLGLEPEDDVDRLHALVTDSRMTRNLNPLSATFRNRGTTIDLLYDSLGTEHEGEVKPWLAKSWDFPEETMGSGSETADGETMRTATVTLREECQFHDGEPVTAEDVAFTYKFLSDTSWGRAPVASPAPRYRGYADVIKAVTVDSDRELTVTVTGGQETVKRAFTVPILPRHIWLKLIDKYATGDDFTAPQGRWTVVSGSNIPPVGSGPFQFDSRSEDESLVLQRFEDHFTLRDDVELPEPTVEEVQFTVDPASNSSITRVEDGGADVTATMLSAHSVPAIPDSSELEQLRSPSRTFYHLGFNVRNAPFSNPHVRRAITQLLDKEAIATDVFYGNATPVASPVTDEWVPESLGWDGDDPVTPFAGTDGDLNVDAAKVAFERAGFRYDDNGRLLGGY
- a CDS encoding mechanosensitive ion channel family protein: MNGGGIVPLQALGPIGRSLDEFGLTVAQAAAAESAVKFAIALVAIWVVGRAVVLPLVKRTFDTRGIDEHAQNPLLMLTRFGIGFGAVAVAFGFADYGNFLVSMAGIAAAGALAIGLAMQDVISNFVAGVFIYTDKPFRIGDWIEWDDGTYSGTVEDISLRVTRVRTFDNELLTVPNSALTDGVLKNPVDADKLRLKFIFGIGYDDDIERATEIIVEEAERHPDIMDDPAPSVRLTELGDSDVGLQSRFWISNPSRSDFVRTRGEYVTAVKQRFDEDGIDIPYPVRTLEGGFNLESGQSVVQPAE